Below is a genomic region from Triticum dicoccoides isolate Atlit2015 ecotype Zavitan chromosome 5A, WEW_v2.0, whole genome shotgun sequence.
AGGTTTTCGAGGAGTAAACTTCCAGAAATGGAGAAGAGGAAGTAAGTGTATCTCAGAGACCAGATATATGCATGATATGTTAAAATTCTATGTACCAGATTGATAATTGCTTGTTTGTGATTGCAGGTACCTGGTTCCGTGTGACATGCCAGTTGGGCAGTTCATTTTCATCCTGCGCTCCAGGTTACATCTGTCTCCAGGGACGGCGCTTTTCGTGTTTGTGCGCAACACCTTGCCCCAGACCGGTGAGATTTAATTCATGCTGGTGTTGCACATAAATCCATCTGTTTGTAAGTTAATACTAATTTGTTAACAATTTTTTCAGCTAACCTGATGGGTAGCGTGTATGATTCGTACAAAGATAAGCAGGATGGCTTCCTCTACATGTGTTACAGCAGCGAGAAGACATTTGGGTGACATCTGCCTGACTGCAATTCAGCGTAGTGCACCCAATCCCAGTGTACATATGTGACATCAGTCTCTTGTTAAATGTTAAGTTGATCAGTAGCAGCCTCTGCTACAATCTCTAGTTTATTTTACTTGCACGTTTCATATCTGTATTGCTCCCGGCAAAAGAAAAAAAACCCTGTATTGTTGTATCACCGAAGTAAACTTATTTCCCTGTGCATGATGCTGCTTGCGAAGTCCTTTGGCAAGGATGGGCGTATATATGAATAGAAGTGTTGATTGTGATGAAGTAAACGCCTCCTGCTGAGCTGTTGACATTACAAAGCTCATGTGCCTACATGCGTCATTGCTTAGCTAACGAGCTCTGTCATCGTCATATTTACACGTTGTCCACTCGTTTCAAAATGAGTTTGCTTGGAGTAGCGATTACTATAAGAGTTGTCTTGGAGACCGTGCACATGCCTACGATGGTCGTCGGCGTGGTAGGACGCGAATGGGGATTTGTAGCCCACGAGTAAGAAATGTGATGGCAATTCTAAAATTGAACTTCAAATGTGGTGGTTTTCTACGATTTTCACTTCAAGGCCGGAGTAGGGTAGCCCCTTGGATGGCTGATTTGGTCGGCATGGTATGGACTGAACCTGGATTTACAAAGAAAACATATGAGCTGCAAAACGTTTTATCTTCTAAAATCAGCTTTTGATCTAATACTGATGTCATCGTGGTTGTCCTCTTGGCGTGTGCACTTGTGAATCTCACTTCTCTGTGCATCACGTCGCCAACAGCGGGGCCGAGCTGACGCTAGCTCATTATGCTTTTAATTTAACTTTTTTTATATGTAGTGCGAGCATACTAGGATGTGATGGAGTTCCCTTTTCCTCTTTTGAGACACGGAAAGTCGTGGGGGTCGGATGACATGTATAGGCCGGTCGGCCAACATGCGGTGCATGCATGTCGCCGGGAAGTTAGAACAAGACAACGAAATCGGTGCACTAGGAGGCGATCCATGGATGAAGAAGTGTATAGATACGAGATACGTACTCATCATTGACTaatctagggccagttcttttgggcaattcttccagaattgaccccctccccagcttctcccagaattacCACTCCATTTTTTCTTACAATTCCTAGCTAGTTAAGATCTAATTAGCTAGATATTGTAAAAAAAATTGGAGTGGTAATTCTGGGAGAAGCTAGGGAGGGGGTCAATTCTGggagaattgcccaaaagaactggccgctAATCGCGGGAGCCTCGGCTTACCTTTGCGCTGAGCCAATCGTCGACTCATATTTTTATTGTCTTCAGTCAGTCATGTGCCCGCCTTGTCCTTGTGGACAAAGCAGAGCTGCAGAGATTCATACTACATTCATGATTTATAACTTGGAGAAATTTCGACTTCAGTAGAGTCAACGGCACCATAGGTCAAGCGAGTTTTTTTTTTTATTGAAAAAGAGAGAGAATATATGGTCCGGTTGGCTGGCTGGTTCATCAGCGAAGGAGAAGAGGGTGGTGGCGAGGAAGCTGGCTAGCTGAGCTAGATCGAGGTGATGAGCAAGGTGGAGATGGGTGAGGAGGAACAAGGACAAGATGGTATAGCAGTGGATGATCCGGAGAAGAAGGCGTCGGCTGCGAGCGGCAGGCTGCAgctgccgtcgtcgtcgtcgttgaggGAGGCgctcgcctccacctcctccttgtccctGCGAGAGCAGCACCACGACGAGGAGGCCGAGCTCAAGTGGGCGGCCATCGAGCGGCTGCCCACCTGGGACAGGCTCCACACCTCGCTCCCTCTCAATGCCGACGGCGCTCGTCCGCCGGAGCCGGTGGACGTGCGCCGGCTGGGGGCGGCGGACCGGCGGGAGCTGGTGCACACCCTCATCGCCGACATCCACAAGGACAACCTCCGCCTGCTCCGGCACCAGCGCCGCAGGATGGACAGGGTCGGCGTACGGCAGCCCACGGTGGAGGTGCGGTGGCGGAACCTGCgcgtccaggccgagtgccaggtcgTCGATGGCAAGCCGCTCCCCACGCTCCTCAACTCCGCCGTCTCCACGTTCTCGGTACGTGATTCATTCGTTCATCTCGCGGCTCTGCTCTCCGTCTCGCCACCTGTTCGCTCAAGTGCCACGGTTGCCATCTGCAGCTGCTCACCACCATGCTCGGCTTCAACCGTAACCAAGAAAGGATCCACATTCTAAAAGATGTCACCGGCATCCTCAAACCTTCCAGGTGAGCTTCCTTCCTTCCTCATCATCAGTATGCAAATGCAACACCAAACTGAATATGTGTGCACATGCAGGATGACCCTTCTCCTTGGACCCCCAGGCTGTGGCAAAACCACCCTTTTGCTAGCACTTGCTGGAAAACTCAAGAAAAATCTCAAGGTATATGGCTATATACTCCGAAGTTCTTTATCAAAAAATATACTCCGCAGCTTAGCTGACACTTATGAGCTCTATGTAGGTTTGAAAGTTCAGGCAGAAACAGAGAAAATACTGTGTGCTGTGTGTTTCAGTACTTCCTTTACTTACATAATAGTATGCATGTGTGGGTGCGTAGGTAACAGGAGAAATTGACTATAATGGTGTCAAGCTGCAAGATTTTGTTCCAGAGAAGACAGCAGCTTACATTGGTCAGTATGATCTTCATGTCCCTGAGATGACTGTCAGGGAGACGCTCGACTTCTCTGCAAGATTCCAGGGCGTTGGCAGCAGAGCAGGTATTTTCCTTTTTCTGGGACCTGGTGAATTAAATGTTTTTTAGGGACAGCAGGCAACTAACTAATTGAAGTAAATTACCAATTCTATCTACTAAACCAAGTGCTCTCAATTTCTTGTACACAATAGAAATTATGAAGGAAGTCATTAGAAGGGAGAAGGAGGCTGGGATCACCCCTGACCCCAACATAGATACGTACATGAAGGTAAATACTGACCTATTTTGCTATAATGTTGTAACATATCTGAGTGCGCCCACTGGAACCAAACCTGATACAACATCTTTCTGCCAAGTGCCATCATAATTTTTCAGTGAGATTCTTTCCTATTGATTCTTaagataaaaacaaagcatatcatGTGTGTACAGACCAGTTCAGTTTAGCTACAACATTTATAATTGCTATGCACTTTTTTTGTAGGCAATATCCGTGGAAGGTTTAGAAAGAAGCATGCAAACAGACTACATTATGAAGGTAAACAATGTTCAAAGAATAATTCACTGGTTCCAGTGCCCGATGTTTTTCATGTGCATAATCTTTTCTTGCCTCGCAGATAATGGGACTCGACATATGCGCTGATGTACTAGTAGGAGATGCCATGAGAAGAGGTATTTCAGGCGGTGAGAAGAAAAGACTAACCACAGGTGAATCTACGATACATATGacatttttgttagatgtgtatagtcccttttcggtatatccccattgtataaggggttttctgcactttgatacacatgtatatgtaatggcctttggccctcagtaaagctaagttgctcattcctaacatggtatcagatgctTAGGTTACTCTCCCTCTCCCGCACGATGCAACTCCGTGCGTGCTCCACCCTTGTCGCCGCCGCTGCTAGCCTCCGCCCCTAGCCTCCGGCCGTCCTGCTGCCCGCTTCCTTTCCAACTGCGCTTGAGCTGGTCCGACTACTGCCCGTGACTGCCTCGTTCCTGGGCTGCCTCATCCCAGCCCCGTTCGGCCGCCGCGTCCCCAGCCTTGTccggccgccgctgctgccgccttgtctggccgccgccgccgcccggtccgctgccgccgctgccgggTCTGCCGCCGCCGTCCGGTCCACTGGCGCCCCTCCGGTGCCCGTTCAGCCGCCGCCCGGTCCGGTCGCGGCCCCGTCCTCCTTGGTGCGGCCCGGCCCCGGCTCTCCTCCGACTCCCTCCGCGCCCTGCCTCCCTGGCTGCGGGAGGGATTCTCTCGATCTCGTTCGCTCTCTGGTTCGAGCGGTTCCCTCGATCCATATCGAGCGGAGGATGCGTTGACCAAAAAAAAGGAGACTTTCCCATGTCGTCTCCGGGCTATGTCGCTGTCCCTCGGTGCTTGGTGATCttcgatggcaccaactatgctgagTTTGTGGGCTTCATGCGCATTCATATGCGTGGCCTTCTTCTGTGGGGTGTTCTTTCTGGCAAGGTACCCTGTCCGCCATGCCCGGTTGCGCCAGTGGCCCCAATCCCACCAGTGCCACCGGTCCTTGCTGCTGATGCTTCTCAGGCTGATCGGGATGCTGCCAAGGCTCTGGATGATGCTGCGGTTGATGCTTATGATCAGCAAGTATCCGCTTATTCCGATGCTCTCTTTGTGTACCGGGATGATCTGTCagcttacactcagtggtgcaatgatgatgctcgagctgctgctgttctcactgcgagtgtcctccctcagtttgcttcggagttcatgggacttggcacagttgcagcgatgtggtcttatgtctgtcagcgctatcagccctctggtgatgctctctaTCTATCAGTGGTGCGTTAGGAGCACGCACTCCAGCAAGGTGACTCatctgttgatgagttctattcacagtgctctgccatctggcgtTAGCTTGACTCTCTTCGGACAGTTGTGTGTGGCACCTGTCGTTGCTGTCAGACTACTCGGTCTGATCTGGAGTTTCAGCGGAtccatgagttcttatctcgtctccgctctgagtttgagcccagacgtgctcacttgcttgctcgtggtcgtgttccaATCTCGGAGGTGCTTCcgagcttcgtgctgaggagacccTCCTTCGCTCTGCTGGTTTGCTGGTGGTCCCGTCTGTGTTGGCTGCTCGGGCCCCTGTGTCGTCTGCTCGGCTCACCACTCCACCGCTCCTCCCCACACCTTCAGGGGGGTGGGTCGCCCTGCCTATACTGAGAGGGGTCGGTCGCGCCGTGACACCTTCTGTGGCTACTGCTCTCGGCCAGGTCACCCAGAGTCTGATTGCCGTGAGAAGAAGCGAGACCAGCGGCGCTCCTCTTCCAGTGGGACTCCCGGATCTTTCTCGACtccgtcactcactgaccaggacattgtGAGGCTCAAACGCCTCTTGGCTTCCTCAGGCTCTTCGTCGACTGGTTCAGCTGCTGCTGTGACTGCATCCACTTCTCCACCACCGCAGCcgtctacacagtcaggtacatcttcgtgggtttTGGATTCTGGAGCCTCCTTCCATATGTCTTCTGACTCTTCTGTCTTGTCTTCTCTCCGACCTCTTGATTCGCCTGTTAATGTTCTGACCGCCGATGGCACACCTCTTCCTGTTGCTAGTCGTGGTCTTCTTTCCACTTCATCTTTTTCTGTTCCtagtgtttcacatgttcctcgccttaccatgaatctgttttccgctgcccaacttactgattctggttgtcgtgtcattcttgataccgactcttgcttcattcaggatcgtcgcaccaaggctttggttggtgctggcccccggcgccgtgagtcagagggcctttgggaggttgactggcttcGTGCTCCTTTCGCTGCCACCACTCCTGCCAGTTCCcatgctcttgctgcctcttcTTCTGCGTccttccaacagtggcatcatcgccttggtcacctctgtggctctcgcttgtcttctttagttcgtcagggcctcttaaggtctgtatctggagatgtttctttgcattgtaatggttgcagacttggcaaacagaccCAGTTGCCTTACCCTACCAGTGAGTCGgtatctcagcgtccttttgacttagttcattttgatgtttggggtcctgctccctttgattcgaaaggtggtcatcgctactatatcttgtttattgatgatttctctcgctacacttggctctacttcatgaaatctcgtagcgaggttctctctatatacaaacgttttgctgccatggttcacacccagtttTCCACGCCCATTCGTACCTTTTGTGCTGACTCCGCTGGTGAGTTTATCTCCCAGCTGTTGCGTGGCTTTCTTgcggaacagggtactcttgcccagttctcgtgccttggtgctcatgctcagaatggcgttgcGAAACGTAAGCATCATCATCtacttgagacggctcgtgcgctgATGATTGCCGCTTCCCTTCCGCCTcacttttgggctgaggctgtttctgcatccacctatctcatcaacattcagccatcgactgctttgcagggtggtattcctatggagtgtctcactggACGTTCTCCTGACTACTCAGCCCTTCGTATGTTTGGATGTGTGTGCTATGTCCTTCTTGCCCCACGAGACcacaccaaactgactgctcagtcggttgagtgtgtcttccttggctacagcgatgagcacaagggctatcgctGTTGGGATCCTGTTGGTCGTCGTTTGTgcatctcgcgtgatgtgacttttgatgagtctcgctcTTACTACCCCCGTCCTTCTTCCTCAAGCTTCTCTGTGGACGatatttcctttcttcttctcccagATACACCCGCTATGTGCCTCATGTTTCACTTCCTCCTTCTGCACCTCTCATTCCTTCTTATTCCCCACCGACACCATCTTCCCCATCCAACTCCTCCACATCTCCACCATCATCTCCCGTCCGTCGCCCTCTCTCACCGTTTCCTCTCCACTATACCTGTCGCCCTCGTTCTGAGGATGCTTCTCCTGACGCGCCTTCCACCTCTGGTGCTCCTTCTTTCACGCCTCCCCCGCTTCATAACCTCCGTGCTCGGCCTCGCCCCCCGCCTGATCGCTACTCTCCTGATCGGTACGGTCTCTCTGTTCTtgctgagcccacttcctatcggactaccatgactcagcctgaatggcaacttgcgatggccgaagagcttgctgcccttgagcgctcAGGCACATGGGATTTGGTTCCTCTCCCTTCCGGTGTtcgtcccatcacctgcaagtgcgtctacaagattaagactcgctctgatggttctcttgagtgctacaaagctcgtcttgtggcccgtggttttcagcaggagtagggacgcgattatgatgagactttcgctcctgtggcccacatgaccactgtccgcactctCCTTGTTGTGGCTTCTATTCGTCATTGGcctatctctcaacttgatgtccagaacgcctttctcaatggcgagttgcgtgaggaggtttatatgcagccaccaccggggtactatgcccctgatggtatggtctgtagacttcggcgctccctctatggtcttaaacaggcccctcgtgcctggtttgagcgcttcgcttctgtggtgactgccgctggtttcttgcccagtgatcatgatctcgcgttgtttgttcacacgtctcctcgtggttgaactcttcttcttctctatgttgatgacatgatcatcactggtgacgactctgagtacattgcctttgttaaggctcgccttcgcgaccagtttctcatgactgatcttggtccacttcgctattttcttgggattgagatctcctcgacctctgatggcttctacatctcccaagaaaaaaatattcaggatcttcttgctcgcgctgctctcggtgatgagcgcaccgttgtgactcctatggagctcaacgttcagcttcgtgcctctgatggtgaccctcttcctaatcccactcgctatcgtcacctcgttggcagtcttgtctatcttgctgttacgcgtcctgacatctcctatcctgtccacatcctgagtcagtttgtttcagcccccacctctgtccactatagtcacctcctccgtgttctacgatatcttcgtggcacgatctctcagcgccttttctttccccgctccagttctcttgagctccaggcctactctgatgctacctgggctagtgatccctctgatcgacgctcgctgtctgcttactgtgtctttcttggtggctctcttattgcctggaagacaaagaaacagactgcagtttctcgctcgagtgcagaggctgagttgcgggccatggctatgttgacggctgaggtgatctggttacggtggttacCTGAGGATTTTGGTGTGTATGCTACTACCTCGACTCCCTTATTGTCAGACAGTACTGGTGCTATAAGTATTGCGCGTGActcggtgaagcatgagctcaccaagcacatcggtgtggatgcccatTTTGTGCGTGCTGTTGTGCAAgatcagactctcgctcttcactatgtgcctgctgagttacagttggctgacttcttcacgaaggcacagactcgagcgcagcatacctttttcctctccaaactcagtgttgttgatccaccatgagtttgagggggggtgttagatgtgtatagtcccttttcggtgtatccccattgtataaggggttttctgcactttgacacacatgtatatgtaatggcctttggccctcagtaaAGCTAAGTTGCTCATTCCTAACAATTTTCACGATGGTTTTATTATCTCGACTATAATCTTGTAAATGATATTTTTGCAAGATAAATAAATAGTTAACTGTGCAATTCATTGACTAAAATTCCTTAACTGCATACCGGGAGATATGCACCTTTTCTGCTGGCTAATTTATTTTGTTGATGCTTTT
It encodes:
- the LOC119301051 gene encoding autophagy-related protein 8D; the protein is MKSFKKEFTLEERANESAAMIAKYPGRIPVIVERFSRSKLPEMEKRKYLVPCDMPVGQFIFILRSRLHLSPGTALFVFVRNTLPQTANLMGSVYDSYKDKQDGFLYMCYSSEKTFG